The DNA region CAGCCTGACGGGGACGGCCGTGCTCGGGGTCGCACTCGTCGCTGCCACCTCCCAGGCCCTGGACGACCAGGCGCTCGCCCACGACGTCGCGACCGCGGAGGCGGTCGCCGGCTGGACCACCTCGGTCGTGCCCCTCGACGCCTACGGCACGGGGCTGCTGGACCCGGACGCCGCCGGCGAGGTCACCGCGGTGATCGACCAGGTCGATCCACGGCTCCTGGGCGTCCGGCTCTGGACGGCGGACGGCACCCTCCTGCTCGACACCACCGGCGGGACCGCGACCGGCGCGCCGATCGGCTTCGCGGACACCGCCCGCCTCGACGCCGCGGTGCTGCGTGGCGTCCCGGCGCCCGAGGTCCTGACCCAGGTCGAGGTGCTCGGTGTGGGGCACACGGCAGTGGCCGGCACCAGCGTGGCCGCCACCAGCGCTGCCGGCGCCGGCGCCGGCGGGGCCACGCCGCCCGGTGGGGTGAGCACCGATCCGGTGATGGACGTGTACGTCCCGGTCACCTACAGCGGTCAGCTCGTCGGTGCGGCCGAGGTCATGCTGGACCACACGCCGACCGCAGCGACCCAGGCGACGGCCGTGCGGACGCTCGGACTGGTCGCCGGCGGCGGCCTGCTGCTGCTCTGGCTGGTCCTGTACCGGACCGTCCACACGGCCTCCGACCGGCTCCAGCGCAGCGCGATGGACAACGCCCGGATGGCTCTGCTCGACGCGCTCACCGGTCTGCCCAACCGGCGGATGCTGCTCGACCGCCTGGACCGGGCCGTGGCCGCCGCCCGGCTGGACCGGCACGGCGTCGGGATCCTGCTGCTCGACATCGACCGGTTCAAGGACATCAACGACTCGCTCGGCCACGACCGCGGGGACGAGCTCCTGGTCCAGGTCGCCGAGCGCCTGATGGACACCTTCCGCGGCCGCGACCTGGTCGCACGGCTGGGCGGCGACGAGTTCGCCGTGCTCCTGCCGGGCCTCGCCTCGGTCGCCGACGCCGAGCGGCTCGCCCACCGGGCACGCGCGGTCTTCACCGCGCCGTTCCGGCTCGGCGAGATGAACGTGCACGTCGCGACGTCGATCGGCGTCGCCGCGCTCCCCGAGCACGCCGACGACGCGAGCGACCTGATGCGCAAGGCCGACGTCGCGATGTACACCGCCAAGCAGCACCGGCTCGGGGTGGCCGTCTACGACCTCGCCGACGACGACTCGAGCCCGGCCCGTCTGGTGCTCCAGGCCGAGCTGCACCGGGCCCTGACCCGTCCCGGCGAGCTGTCGATGCACTACCAGCCCAAGATCGACCTGGTCACCGGCGCGACCGTCGGGCTCGAGGCGTTGATGCGCTGGCAGCACCCGACCCGGGGCGCGGTGGAACCCTCGACCTTCATCCCGCTCGCCGAGCAGTCCGGGCTGATCGACGACCTCACGCAGTTCGCCCTGCGGACCGTGACCCGACAGCTCTCCCGGTGGGCCTCGGACGAGCGCCTGCCGGTCGCGGTCAACCTCTCGGGGCACGCGGTCGCGTCCACCGAGATCGTGGACACGATCACCCGGCTGCTCCTGGAGCACGACGTCGGTCCGGAGTGGCTCGAGGTCGAGATCACCGAGACGGTCCTGGTGACCGACCCCGGGCGCGTCGTACCCGTCCTGCAGCGGCTCGTCGACGCCGGGATCCGGGTCGCGATCGACGACTTCGGCATCGGCAGCACCTCGATCTCCCAGCTGCGCGACCTGCCGGTCGAGACCCTGAAGATCGATCGGCTCTTCATCGAGGACCTGCGCACCGACGCCGATGCGCGCCGGGCCGCCAGCGTCGTCAAGGCGATGGTCGACCTCGCGCACTCCTTCGGCATGCAGGTGATCGCCGAGGGGGTCGAGGACGGTCGGACCGCGGCGACGCTGCTGTCCCTCGACGTCGACCAGGCCCAGGGCTTCTGGTACTCCCACGCGGTCCCGGCTGCCGAGGCGGTCGGTCAGCGCGGACCGGTGCGCACCTGACCACCCGACCGGGGCCGGCCCGGCCCGCGCCCATCCGACCCATCCGACCCACCGACCACCCATCCCCCGTACGGCCCACACCGGAGGACCCGCCATGGACGACCTGATCCGAGAGATGATCGACCCACCCCGCACCACCCGCGTCGACCCGGCCCGACGGGCCCGGCTGATCGCGACGACGGTGACGGTCGCCCTCGCCGCAGCGGGGGTGACGTCGTTGACCACCGGCGCGCTGTTCACCGACACCCAGACGATGCCCTCGGACTTCACCACCGGGACCGTCGACATCGCCGCGGTCATGTCACCGACGGTCACCCTGGGGGCCGGGAACATGGCGCCGGGTGACTCCTCGTACGGGTCCGTCACGGTGT from Cellulomonas sp. KRMCY2 includes:
- a CDS encoding bifunctional diguanylate cyclase/phosphodiesterase, which gives rise to MPPSAVPATPRAGRGLSLTRRFALISLTGTAVLGVALVAATSQALDDQALAHDVATAEAVAGWTTSVVPLDAYGTGLLDPDAAGEVTAVIDQVDPRLLGVRLWTADGTLLLDTTGGTATGAPIGFADTARLDAAVLRGVPAPEVLTQVEVLGVGHTAVAGTSVAATSAAGAGAGGATPPGGVSTDPVMDVYVPVTYSGQLVGAAEVMLDHTPTAATQATAVRTLGLVAGGGLLLLWLVLYRTVHTASDRLQRSAMDNARMALLDALTGLPNRRMLLDRLDRAVAAARLDRHGVGILLLDIDRFKDINDSLGHDRGDELLVQVAERLMDTFRGRDLVARLGGDEFAVLLPGLASVADAERLAHRARAVFTAPFRLGEMNVHVATSIGVAALPEHADDASDLMRKADVAMYTAKQHRLGVAVYDLADDDSSPARLVLQAELHRALTRPGELSMHYQPKIDLVTGATVGLEALMRWQHPTRGAVEPSTFIPLAEQSGLIDDLTQFALRTVTRQLSRWASDERLPVAVNLSGHAVASTEIVDTITRLLLEHDVGPEWLEVEITETVLVTDPGRVVPVLQRLVDAGIRVAIDDFGIGSTSISQLRDLPVETLKIDRLFIEDLRTDADARRAASVVKAMVDLAHSFGMQVIAEGVEDGRTAATLLSLDVDQAQGFWYSHAVPAAEAVGQRGPVRT